The following are from one region of the Nocardioides marmotae genome:
- the ruvX gene encoding Holliday junction resolvase RuvX produces MRHGVRLGIDPGDARIGVARSDPTGFLATPVETVRRGKGDLARIARILREIAEESEVAEVVVGLPRSLSGGEGPAAAKSREFAARLAERIAPVPVRLVDERLTTVSAEAMLRDRGRSGSKRRAVVDQAAAVLILQHALDTERTTGTAPGEIVRAAPEEPEETQ; encoded by the coding sequence TTGAGGCACGGCGTACGGCTCGGCATCGACCCGGGCGACGCCCGGATCGGCGTGGCGCGCAGCGACCCGACCGGGTTCCTCGCCACGCCCGTCGAGACCGTGCGCCGCGGCAAGGGCGACCTGGCCCGGATCGCCCGGATCCTCCGCGAGATCGCCGAGGAGTCCGAGGTGGCCGAGGTGGTCGTCGGCCTGCCCCGCAGCCTGTCCGGCGGCGAGGGCCCGGCGGCGGCCAAGAGCCGGGAGTTCGCGGCGCGGCTCGCCGAGCGGATCGCCCCGGTCCCGGTGCGTCTGGTCGACGAGCGGCTCACCACGGTCTCGGCGGAGGCTATGCTCCGCGACCGGGGCCGATCCGGCAGCAAGCGGCGCGCCGTCGTCGACCAGGCCGCCGCCGTCTTGATCCTGCAGCACGCGCTCGACACCGAGCGCACGACGGGGACCGCCCCCGGAGAGATCGTCCGGGCAGCGCCCGAGGAGCCCGAGGAGACCCAGTGA